In Moorella sp. Hama-1, a single genomic region encodes these proteins:
- the rd gene encoding rubredoxin, with protein sequence MDTKALHTISYGLYVITAKMGGRLNGQIANTVFQITSEPPTIAVSLNKQNLTHEFIQDGGSFAVSVLSKEAPLSLIGQFGFKSGREIDKFAGVNYKLTTPGGLPYLSEHTLAYLEAQVKQIVDAGTHSIFIGTLTDAAVLLQGEPMTYAYYHQVKRGTTPKTAPTFTAVRAEAQPAPTVPKYQCSICNYIYDPAQGDPEHGIAPGTPFADLPDDWTCPICGAGKDAFEKI encoded by the coding sequence ATGGACACGAAAGCCCTGCACACTATCTCCTACGGGCTGTATGTGATTACCGCCAAAATGGGCGGGCGGTTAAACGGCCAGATCGCCAACACAGTGTTCCAGATTACTTCCGAACCACCGACCATTGCCGTCAGCCTCAACAAGCAGAATTTGACCCATGAATTCATCCAGGACGGAGGGAGCTTCGCCGTTTCGGTCTTGAGTAAGGAGGCTCCCCTCTCCCTGATCGGCCAGTTCGGCTTCAAATCCGGCCGCGAGATAGACAAGTTCGCCGGGGTGAACTATAAGCTGACGACGCCTGGCGGCCTGCCCTACCTCAGCGAGCATACCCTGGCTTACCTGGAGGCGCAGGTCAAACAAATAGTTGACGCCGGTACCCACAGCATCTTTATCGGTACCCTGACGGACGCCGCCGTCCTCCTCCAGGGCGAACCCATGACCTACGCTTACTACCACCAGGTCAAGCGCGGTACGACGCCGAAGACGGCCCCCACCTTTACCGCCGTCCGGGCTGAAGCCCAACCGGCCCCTACTGTTCCTAAATACCAGTGCTCCATCTGCAACTATATCTACGACCCGGCCCAGGGCGACCCGGAACACGGCATTGCCCCGGGGACACCCTTTGCCGACTTGCCGGACGACTGGACCTGCCCCATCTGCGGCGCCGGCAAAGACGCCTTTGAGAAGATATGA